A genome region from Candidatus Zixiibacteriota bacterium includes the following:
- a CDS encoding DoxX family membrane protein, whose product MSEVQILSPRFLFGNNPVLVTLYKSKSGLEVILREYIMNLREKDLSFAFLVMRLGVGITFLIYGLNKFMNYSGVVGYMQDKFSETWLPGFMVSGFAYITPVAEFGLGLLVAVGLFTRPALYLLGLFMVSLNFGLAVAGESEKVARNIPYIILLGLDIALLNYNRYSLDSVLFGSKR is encoded by the coding sequence ATGTCGGAGGTTCAAATCCTCTCACCCCGATTTTTATTTGGGAACAATCCAGTCCTCGTAACACTCTATAAATCGAAATCTGGCCTTGAGGTAATTTTACGGGAGTATATTATGAATCTACGTGAGAAAGACCTGTCGTTCGCGTTTCTGGTTATGAGGCTCGGAGTCGGGATCACATTCTTGATCTACGGCCTCAACAAGTTCATGAATTACTCTGGCGTGGTGGGGTATATGCAGGATAAATTCTCCGAGACCTGGCTACCCGGATTCATGGTGAGCGGTTTCGCGTATATCACTCCGGTAGCCGAATTCGGCCTGGGGTTGCTTGTGGCAGTCGGGCTTTTCACACGGCCGGCATTATATCTTCTGGGGCTTTTCATGGTGAGTTTGAACTTCGGCCTGGCAGTGGCAGGCGAAAGCGAAAAGGTCGCCCGCAATATCCCCTATATTATACTTTTGGGACTCGATATCGCGCTATTGAATTACAACCGCTACTCACTCGATTCAGTGTTGTTCGGATCAAAAAGGTAA
- a CDS encoding serine hydrolase, protein MSYRRVILTVCLLAIMVASSLFAQAEDELIGRWEGTIEIPQMPLDIVLLFENDPDCVLFGLIDIPQQGAIGLELVEIEIEGNQAQFAIADVPGNPRFMGEISDDGSTMSGEFTQNEQSFAFEVTYEDPQKAAERMARLRGKVDRIQQFADSMLAVWEPPGFAIGIVYRDSVVLAEGYGYRDLEDSLSANEKTLYAIGSTTKAFTTAAISILVDEGLLEWEGKVIDYLPDFRLWDEYATYHMNLVDLVTHRSGLPRHDLVWYNAPITREEIIGRLQYLEPTAELRSRFQYNNLMFVTAGYIVGQMTGSTWEEFVQAEILDPLGMDRSNFSVEVSRQDDNHARPYRLNSDGEIELTDFRNLDHVGPAGSINSCVEDMCQWLRLQLGRGEYDGFRIISEEQINNMHAPHVVSNLPSAYDELSEALYGLGWGVQMYRGHKIVWHDGGIDGFYTRVALLPEDNLGIVAFVNLPGNQVIDAMLYYIADEFLELEPIDWTSRLKSPESDEDEETEDKAEDMRVEDTKPSHKLKDYAGKYEHPGYGVITIDYRDKKLYAEMNRMESVLEHWHYDVFRITDEMLEETKLQFLTNLRGDIDRLGVALEAELDDIIFEKQANARLYDPEFLSKLVGEYELKGVISKVYFKNDNTLGLTVPGQRPYTLTPYRGTEFNIEGLNGFSLRFEIDDDDEHAEEVTFIQPNGVFTAKRQ, encoded by the coding sequence ATGTCATACAGGAGAGTAATTCTTACGGTATGCCTGCTTGCAATCATGGTTGCTTCTTCACTTTTTGCGCAGGCTGAAGATGAACTTATTGGTCGCTGGGAAGGTACGATCGAAATTCCCCAAATGCCTTTGGATATCGTTTTGCTCTTTGAAAATGATCCGGACTGTGTACTCTTTGGATTGATCGACATTCCCCAGCAGGGCGCGATCGGGCTCGAACTGGTCGAGATCGAAATCGAGGGCAACCAGGCACAATTCGCCATAGCCGATGTCCCGGGCAATCCCCGTTTTATGGGCGAGATTTCCGATGACGGCTCGACGATGAGCGGAGAATTCACTCAAAATGAGCAGAGCTTTGCATTCGAGGTAACCTATGAGGATCCGCAGAAGGCGGCCGAAAGAATGGCCCGCTTGCGCGGAAAAGTCGACCGAATACAGCAATTCGCCGATTCCATGCTGGCAGTCTGGGAACCTCCGGGATTCGCAATCGGTATCGTCTACCGGGATTCGGTCGTACTTGCCGAGGGCTATGGCTATCGTGATCTCGAGGACAGCCTCTCAGCCAATGAGAAGACCCTGTACGCCATCGGGTCGACCACCAAGGCTTTCACTACCGCGGCGATTTCTATACTCGTCGATGAGGGCCTGCTCGAATGGGAGGGCAAGGTGATCGATTACCTGCCGGATTTCAGATTATGGGATGAGTACGCTACATATCACATGAACCTGGTCGACCTGGTGACACATCGCTCAGGCCTGCCCCGTCACGACCTGGTCTGGTATAACGCGCCGATTACGCGCGAGGAGATCATCGGGCGGTTGCAGTATCTCGAGCCGACTGCTGAACTGCGTTCCCGCTTTCAGTACAACAACCTGATGTTCGTAACTGCCGGCTACATTGTCGGTCAGATGACAGGTTCGACATGGGAAGAGTTCGTCCAGGCCGAAATCCTCGATCCGCTCGGGATGGACCGCTCCAACTTCTCTGTGGAGGTTTCCAGGCAGGATGACAACCATGCCCGGCCGTACCGCTTAAACAGCGACGGTGAAATCGAACTGACAGATTTTCGCAATCTCGATCATGTCGGCCCGGCAGGTTCGATCAATTCCTGCGTGGAAGATATGTGCCAATGGCTCAGGCTTCAGCTCGGGCGGGGCGAGTACGACGGGTTCCGGATCATCTCCGAGGAGCAGATTAATAACATGCACGCCCCGCATGTAGTCAGCAACCTGCCGTCAGCATACGATGAACTTTCGGAAGCGCTCTATGGGCTCGGCTGGGGGGTGCAGATGTACCGTGGTCACAAAATCGTCTGGCACGACGGCGGTATCGACGGTTTCTATACCAGGGTCGCGCTTCTGCCTGAAGACAACCTCGGTATTGTCGCGTTTGTAAATCTGCCGGGAAATCAGGTTATCGACGCCATGCTGTATTATATCGCCGATGAGTTTCTGGAGCTGGAACCGATCGACTGGACCTCCCGCCTCAAATCTCCTGAAAGTGACGAGGATGAAGAAACGGAGGATAAAGCGGAAGATATGCGCGTCGAGGATACCAAACCCTCCCATAAACTCAAAGACTACGCGGGAAAATATGAACATCCCGGCTACGGCGTCATCACGATCGACTATCGCGATAAAAAGCTGTATGCTGAAATGAACCGCATGGAATCAGTACTCGAGCACTGGCATTACGACGTCTTCCGCATCACAGACGAGATGCTGGAAGAAACCAAGCTCCAGTTTCTGACCAACCTAAGAGGCGATATCGACCGCCTGGGAGTAGCGCTGGAAGCGGAGCTGGATGATATCATCTTCGAAAAACAGGCCAACGCCCGTCTCTATGATCCCGAGTTTTTGTCAAAGCTTGTAGGAGAGTATGAGCTAAAAGGAGTTATATCCAAAGTCTATTTCAAGAATGATAACACCCTGGGACTGACAGTGCCCGGCCAGAGGCCATATACGCTGACACCATACCGGGGAACCGAATTCAATATCGAGGGATTGAACGGCTTCAGCCTGCGGTTCGAAATCGACGACGATGACGAACACGCCGAAGAAGTGACGTTTATCCAGCCCAACGGCGTTTTTACCGCCAAAAGACAGTGA
- a CDS encoding tetratricopeptide repeat protein has translation MIRHILIFGTAALLLILIIASLTTSPFLWGLNHAGFLPVWIIILTIATSVLGWLIFTGYAIKDESSTKTRTPSFTRILILAGVLLVLIGLMYSFQSATALWGDGYLRADEIDNGRMLHFTEPLDKFVQFMLYYGFTQEAGFSSEDSHRIVSIFGGVLYFLLSFWFLGRYPDSRFERFLYGGLLFFSGLIQLFFGYVESYSLSTPLFLTALGTALIRLKNGQSILPASILYFIACLFHMSLAVYFPAFLVVAILQWKKHKQTADRFSLIATALIPALLAVILLAVRSTQEVGKLEINWFEYLFLSFLPNQTGYWIFSATHILDILNELLLVAPTGIVLLVAFLRPKRLEKSMEFIFLAILCVCGLMFMLLFNTSFALARDWDLFSSIALPVNLLAGYVTIQHLRDKKRFDLRLIFLPLLPAVWITVSFVLTNSRQEATVDRYETAIEMTEYGRHLNLEALASYYKAVDNDTRYIELLEEAQKYQNNPRYLFKIGHTKLSEGKPAEALDYFFEALEIDPDYVSALQYVAMTYASLGKNDPRLYEQAEKFFHLVLQKDPDFAPGYYNLAWVLIETGRLNEARRNLRKAIEYDPDYSMAYANLARVFALENNLDSAEYYYLKLIDMEPNDLGSYLNLVKTYHTAGEGERGYAILKEAENRFKNSVYSIEIARTYLLLGATDKAIELLTQISESEQHPLPAFITLANVYYMTGKPEAGIKTLSRAGQYHLEPSQLVHISEAFLQMEARDSARAYLHESIKRDSSFVTGYLKLSMFYLLEGKRQTAMRVLEQGAGKIDDPHKRDSLLSRLNKLHSAD, from the coding sequence ATGATTCGGCATATATTGATTTTCGGTACAGCGGCTCTTTTACTTATCCTGATAATCGCCTCTTTAACCACGTCACCCTTTTTATGGGGGCTCAATCATGCCGGTTTTTTGCCAGTCTGGATCATCATCCTGACGATCGCAACCAGCGTACTGGGATGGCTGATCTTTACCGGTTACGCGATAAAAGATGAATCATCCACTAAAACAAGGACCCCGTCATTTACCAGAATTTTGATTTTGGCAGGGGTTTTACTGGTACTGATTGGATTGATGTACTCGTTTCAATCGGCTACCGCCTTATGGGGCGACGGTTACCTGCGGGCCGATGAAATCGACAACGGGCGCATGTTGCATTTCACCGAACCGCTCGACAAATTCGTGCAATTCATGCTCTATTACGGCTTCACGCAGGAGGCCGGATTTTCTTCGGAGGACAGCCATCGTATTGTTTCGATCTTTGGCGGAGTACTCTATTTTTTGCTGTCATTTTGGTTTTTAGGCCGGTATCCCGACAGCAGGTTTGAACGTTTCCTGTATGGCGGACTGCTGTTTTTCAGCGGTCTGATCCAGCTGTTTTTCGGCTATGTCGAAAGCTACAGCCTCTCCACACCGCTTTTTCTGACCGCGTTGGGTACAGCACTGATACGCCTGAAAAACGGCCAGAGCATACTACCCGCGTCAATCCTGTATTTTATCGCCTGCCTGTTTCATATGTCGCTGGCAGTCTATTTCCCCGCCTTTCTGGTTGTTGCGATCCTGCAATGGAAAAAACATAAGCAGACTGCTGACAGATTCAGCCTGATCGCGACCGCCCTGATTCCGGCTTTGCTGGCGGTAATTCTGCTGGCAGTCCGTAGTACCCAGGAAGTTGGCAAACTTGAAATCAACTGGTTCGAGTACCTGTTTTTATCGTTTCTTCCCAATCAGACCGGCTACTGGATATTCTCAGCGACTCATATTCTCGATATATTGAACGAGTTGCTTTTGGTGGCGCCGACGGGGATTGTTCTGTTAGTAGCTTTTCTGCGACCGAAACGCCTCGAAAAATCAATGGAATTTATCTTTTTAGCGATCCTTTGCGTGTGCGGCCTGATGTTCATGTTACTTTTCAACACCTCCTTCGCCCTGGCACGCGACTGGGATCTATTCAGTTCGATCGCGCTTCCAGTTAACCTGCTGGCAGGTTATGTGACAATTCAACACCTGAGGGATAAAAAACGTTTCGATCTCAGGCTGATATTTCTGCCGTTGCTTCCGGCAGTTTGGATAACTGTCAGTTTCGTGCTCACCAACTCCCGCCAGGAAGCTACCGTCGACCGCTATGAGACAGCGATCGAGATGACCGAATACGGACGTCATCTCAACCTGGAAGCGCTGGCCTCGTACTATAAAGCGGTCGATAATGATACTCGTTATATCGAACTGCTCGAGGAAGCTCAAAAATACCAGAATAATCCGCGTTACCTGTTCAAAATCGGCCATACCAAGCTATCAGAAGGCAAACCGGCGGAGGCTCTGGATTATTTTTTCGAAGCGCTCGAGATTGACCCCGATTACGTTTCCGCCCTGCAGTATGTCGCCATGACCTACGCTTCCCTGGGCAAAAACGACCCCAGGCTCTATGAACAGGCCGAGAAATTCTTCCACCTGGTGCTCCAGAAGGATCCGGATTTCGCGCCGGGTTATTACAACCTGGCCTGGGTTTTGATCGAAACCGGCCGTTTAAATGAAGCGAGGCGCAACCTGCGTAAGGCAATCGAGTATGATCCCGATTACAGCATGGCCTACGCCAATTTAGCCAGGGTATTTGCGCTCGAGAATAACCTCGACTCAGCCGAGTACTACTACCTCAAGTTGATTGATATGGAACCGAATGACCTGGGTTCCTATCTTAACCTTGTCAAAACCTACCATACAGCCGGTGAGGGTGAACGCGGGTACGCTATTCTGAAAGAAGCCGAGAACCGTTTTAAGAATTCAGTTTACAGCATCGAAATCGCCCGCACCTACCTGCTTTTAGGAGCGACCGACAAGGCCATTGAATTATTGACTCAAATTTCCGAATCAGAACAGCATCCACTGCCAGCCTTCATTACCCTCGCAAATGTCTACTACATGACAGGTAAACCGGAGGCTGGAATCAAAACACTCTCCCGCGCGGGGCAATATCATTTAGAACCGTCTCAACTGGTCCATATATCCGAAGCTTTCCTGCAGATGGAAGCGCGCGATTCGGCCCGGGCTTATCTCCATGAATCGATCAAACGCGACTCCAGCTTTGTGACAGGATACCTCAAACTTTCGATGTTTTACCTGCTGGAGGGCAAGCGTCAAACTGCTATGCGTGTACTCGAGCAGGGGGCAGGCAAAATCGACGACCCCCACAAACGCGATTCTCTTTTATCCCGCTTAAACAAGCTTCATTCGGCAGATTAA
- the sufS gene encoding SufS family cysteine desulfurase produces MDWAKVKQQFPELRRVIDGKQIIFLDSAATSQKPQRVIDKLVEYYSNYNANVHRGVYSLSAEATEAYDESRDLVRQFINARSNSEVIFTKGTTEGINLVARAWGDEFVDAGDEIILTELEHHSNLVPWQLLSQRTGCKLRFVPVDDQAVLDLDQYEKLLSSKTRLVAFNGQSNSMGTLNPIEKMTALAHDAGALVLVDGAQYVPHNKIDVQKLDVDFLAFSGHKMCAPTGIGVLYGKEELLEKIPPFLGGGDMIESVHYEKSTYTKLPIKFEAGTPNIGGVVVLGEAIRFLNEIGMDNIREHEKELTEYTLQKFLDHPKIKIYGPRTPAGRGGAISFEYENIHPHDMAQILDSVGICIRAGHHCTQPLMRKFGIAATSRVSFYLYNDKTEVDRLMDALDKAQEMFGF; encoded by the coding sequence ATGGATTGGGCTAAAGTAAAACAGCAGTTTCCGGAGCTCAGACGGGTTATCGACGGCAAACAGATCATATTTTTAGATTCGGCCGCCACCAGTCAAAAACCTCAACGTGTGATTGACAAACTGGTTGAATACTACTCGAATTACAACGCCAATGTTCATCGCGGAGTCTACTCGCTTTCGGCCGAAGCGACCGAGGCCTATGATGAATCTCGCGATCTGGTACGCCAGTTCATCAACGCCCGTTCAAATTCGGAAGTTATCTTTACCAAGGGCACCACAGAGGGCATCAACCTGGTGGCGCGCGCCTGGGGCGATGAGTTTGTCGACGCCGGTGATGAAATCATCCTGACCGAACTGGAACATCACTCCAACCTGGTGCCGTGGCAACTGTTGTCGCAACGCACCGGCTGTAAACTCAGGTTCGTGCCGGTCGATGACCAGGCTGTTTTAGATCTCGATCAATACGAAAAACTGCTTTCGAGTAAAACCAGACTGGTGGCTTTTAACGGGCAGTCCAATTCCATGGGCACACTTAACCCGATCGAGAAAATGACCGCCCTGGCCCATGATGCCGGTGCACTGGTTTTGGTCGACGGCGCCCAGTATGTGCCCCACAACAAAATCGATGTGCAGAAACTCGATGTCGATTTTCTGGCATTTTCCGGACACAAGATGTGCGCTCCGACAGGGATCGGGGTGCTCTACGGCAAAGAAGAATTGCTCGAAAAGATACCGCCGTTTCTGGGTGGCGGAGACATGATCGAAAGCGTACATTACGAAAAATCGACTTATACCAAATTGCCGATCAAGTTCGAGGCCGGGACTCCGAATATCGGCGGGGTGGTAGTGCTGGGTGAAGCGATCAGGTTCCTCAATGAGATCGGGATGGACAATATCCGCGAACACGAAAAAGAACTGACCGAGTATACATTGCAGAAGTTTTTAGATCATCCAAAAATAAAAATCTATGGACCCCGGACTCCCGCAGGCCGGGGTGGCGCGATATCTTTTGAATACGAAAATATCCACCCCCATGACATGGCCCAGATCCTGGATTCTGTGGGAATCTGTATCCGCGCCGGGCATCACTGTACCCAGCCGTTAATGCGCAAATTCGGAATCGCCGCAACTTCGCGAGTGTCATTTTATCTGTATAACGACAAAACCGAGGTGGATCGGCTTATGGACGCTCTGGATAAGGCGCAGGAAATGTTTGGCTTCTGA